One window of the Mycobacterium sp. SVM_VP21 genome contains the following:
- the ectB gene encoding diaminobutyrate--2-oxoglutarate transaminase → MTIFETLESEVRSYCRSWPVTFDRASGSRMWDVNGKEYLDFFAGAGALNYGHNHPDLRAPLLEYLSSDRVVHSLDMNTVAKAEFLERFSDVILKPRGLDYKVQFPGPTGTNAVESALKLVRKVTGRESIISFTNAFHGMTLGSLSVTGNSMKRGGAGIPLVHATPMPYDNYLHGATPDFIWFERLLQDSGSGLNDPAGVIVETVQGEGGINVARLEWLRGLSDLCKRHNLLLIVDDVQMGCGRTGPFFSFEAAGIVPDIVCLSKSISGYGLPMALTLLKPELDVWEPGEHNGTFRGQNPSFVTAAAALNFWTDNRLEKSVLRKGELIEQALTEVVDPIPGVSTRGRGLIRGVAFERPELAGAVCREAFERGLLLETSGPESEVVKLMPPLVIDDDDLAEGLMIAAKSIEAVAARELTATTSGVSR, encoded by the coding sequence ATGACGATTTTCGAAACCCTGGAATCCGAAGTACGAAGTTATTGCCGGTCGTGGCCGGTGACGTTCGACCGGGCCAGCGGCTCCCGGATGTGGGACGTCAACGGCAAGGAATACCTGGACTTCTTTGCCGGCGCCGGAGCGCTCAACTACGGCCACAACCACCCCGATCTGAGGGCGCCGCTGCTGGAGTACCTGAGCTCGGATCGAGTGGTGCACAGCCTCGACATGAACACCGTCGCGAAGGCCGAGTTCTTGGAGCGCTTCAGCGACGTGATTCTCAAGCCTCGCGGACTCGACTACAAGGTGCAGTTTCCGGGCCCCACCGGGACCAACGCGGTGGAATCGGCGCTGAAACTGGTGCGCAAGGTCACCGGACGCGAGAGCATCATCAGCTTTACCAACGCTTTTCACGGCATGACGCTGGGTTCGCTGAGTGTCACCGGCAACTCGATGAAGCGCGGCGGTGCCGGGATTCCGCTGGTGCACGCCACCCCGATGCCTTATGACAACTACCTTCACGGCGCTACCCCCGACTTCATCTGGTTCGAGCGACTGCTGCAGGACAGCGGCAGCGGCCTGAACGACCCGGCAGGGGTGATCGTCGAGACTGTTCAGGGCGAAGGCGGAATCAATGTGGCCCGCCTGGAATGGTTGCGCGGCCTATCCGACCTGTGCAAGCGCCACAACCTGCTGCTGATCGTCGATGACGTCCAGATGGGCTGTGGGCGCACCGGGCCGTTCTTCAGCTTCGAGGCGGCTGGCATCGTTCCCGACATTGTCTGCCTGTCCAAGTCGATCAGCGGGTACGGGCTCCCGATGGCATTGACGCTGCTCAAGCCCGAACTGGACGTGTGGGAGCCGGGCGAGCACAACGGCACATTCCGCGGCCAGAACCCGTCGTTCGTGACCGCCGCTGCCGCGCTGAACTTCTGGACCGACAACCGCCTGGAGAAGTCCGTTTTGCGTAAGGGCGAACTGATCGAACAGGCGCTGACCGAAGTGGTGGACCCGATTCCCGGCGTCAGCACCCGGGGCCGTGGGCTGATCCGCGGCGTGGCCTTCGAACGCCCCGAGCTGGCAGGAGCGGTATGCCGCGAAGCCTTCGAGCGAGGCCTGCTGCTGGAGACCTCTGGTCCTGAAAGCGAAGTCGTAAAACTGATGCCGCCCTTGGTCATTGACGATGACGACCTGGCCGAAGGTCTGATGATCGCCGCCAAGTCGATCGAAGCCGTCGCCGCCCGCGAACTCACCGCAACCACCTCAGGAGTCAGCCGATGA
- a CDS encoding ectoine synthase, whose amino-acid sequence MIVRTLAEIKGTDRDVQSKTWNSQRLLLARDGQRFSMHETCLYAGTETSMWYANHVEAVYCVGGEGELINDETGEVHPLHDGTLYLLDGHEHHRVIAHTDLRMVCVFDPPVTGQEVHDDTGAYPLLTEQPQETAS is encoded by the coding sequence ATGATCGTCCGTACCCTCGCCGAGATCAAGGGCACAGACCGCGACGTCCAGTCCAAGACGTGGAACAGCCAGCGGCTGTTGCTGGCCCGCGACGGACAGCGGTTCTCGATGCACGAGACGTGCCTGTACGCAGGAACTGAAACGTCGATGTGGTACGCCAACCACGTTGAGGCGGTGTACTGCGTCGGCGGCGAAGGCGAGCTGATCAACGACGAAACCGGCGAGGTGCACCCGCTGCACGACGGCACGCTGTACCTGCTCGACGGCCACGAGCACCACCGGGTCATCGCCCACACCGACCTGCGCATGGTGTGCGTGTTCGACCCGCCGGTCACCGGTCAGGAGGTGCACGACGACACCGGCGCGTATCCCCTGCTCACTGAACAACCACAGGAGACCGCATCGTGA
- the thpD gene encoding ectoine hydroxylase, with amino-acid sequence MTPPLAETLTDRYPTRNNVTIGIEPRHDPVVWTAEVNGGPLSPDRVAQFDADGFLAVQTLVDTDVVEDLRDELDRLRADAALAADERSICERDSGQIRSIFEVHRISPAFAALVADPRLVGPARQLLGSDVYVHQSRVNFKPGFNGREFYWHSDFETWHAEDGMPTPRAVSVSVALTENLDSNGSLMIMPGSHRWFVSCPGQTPPDHYRSSLKQQEIGTPDDASLTWLADQHGIRQITGPAGSAVFFDSNCMHGSSSNITPYARSNVFIVYNSVENALVEPFGAAVPRPTFIASRVFDPV; translated from the coding sequence GTGACTCCTCCTCTGGCCGAAACCCTCACCGACCGCTACCCCACGCGCAATAACGTCACGATCGGTATCGAACCCCGGCACGACCCGGTGGTCTGGACTGCCGAAGTCAACGGCGGCCCGTTGAGCCCGGACCGTGTCGCGCAGTTCGACGCCGACGGATTTCTGGCCGTCCAAACCCTGGTGGACACCGACGTGGTGGAGGACCTGCGTGACGAACTGGACCGCCTGCGGGCGGACGCCGCGCTGGCCGCCGACGAGCGTTCGATCTGCGAGCGCGACAGCGGCCAGATCCGGTCCATCTTCGAGGTGCACCGGATCAGCCCGGCGTTCGCTGCGCTGGTCGCCGACCCGCGCCTGGTAGGACCGGCCCGTCAGTTGCTCGGATCCGATGTCTACGTGCACCAGAGCCGGGTCAACTTCAAGCCGGGATTCAATGGCCGAGAGTTCTACTGGCACTCCGATTTCGAGACCTGGCACGCCGAAGACGGCATGCCCACCCCGCGCGCGGTCAGCGTCTCGGTGGCCCTGACCGAGAACCTGGACAGCAACGGATCGCTGATGATCATGCCCGGCTCGCACCGTTGGTTCGTGTCTTGCCCGGGCCAGACCCCGCCGGATCACTACCGCTCGTCGCTCAAGCAGCAGGAGATCGGCACGCCCGACGACGCGAGCCTGACCTGGTTGGCCGATCAGCACGGGATTCGTCAGATCACCGGCCCGGCCGGGTCCGCGGTGTTCTTCGACAGCAACTGCATGCACGGCTCGAGCAGCAACATCACGCCGTATGCGCGCTCGAACGTCTTCATTGTCTACAACAGCGTGGAGAACGCTCTGGTGGAGCCGTTCGGCGCTGCCGTTCCGCGACCGACATTCATCGCCAGCCGCGTCTTCGACCCGGTCTAG
- a CDS encoding DUF3830 family protein, with translation MARFLSITLTGRGVSCRARLLDEQAPLTCAVVWEALPVAGQAFHGKYARNEVYTLLPPLGTPGRENTTVTPIPGDVCFFDFDAGDIGNPAYGYDKDGQANSPLGATDLAIFYGRNNLLINGDVGWVPGNVFATIEDGLTEMAAACNDLWMAGAVGEQLAFTRA, from the coding sequence GTGGCACGTTTCCTGTCCATCACGCTGACCGGACGAGGGGTGTCTTGCCGGGCGCGACTGCTCGACGAGCAGGCGCCCCTGACCTGCGCGGTGGTCTGGGAGGCGTTACCCGTCGCAGGCCAGGCCTTTCACGGCAAGTACGCCCGCAACGAGGTCTACACGCTGTTGCCGCCGTTGGGCACACCGGGCCGGGAGAACACCACGGTCACGCCGATCCCCGGCGACGTCTGCTTCTTCGACTTCGACGCCGGTGACATCGGAAACCCCGCCTACGGCTATGACAAGGACGGCCAAGCGAATTCACCGCTGGGCGCCACCGACTTGGCGATCTTCTACGGCCGCAACAACCTGCTGATCAACGGCGATGTCGGGTGGGTGCCCGGCAATGTTTTCGCCACGATCGAGGACGGCCTGACCGAGATGGCCGCCGCATGCAACGACTTGTGGATGGCCGGCGCGGTCGGCGAACAATTGGCCTTCACAAGGGCTTGA
- a CDS encoding amidase: MTEPTELTALQLVAAYTSGELSPVEATAAAIAAISERDGEVNAFCLVDEETALSEARKSEVRWGGNYTKGLLDGVPIAIKDVFHTAGWPTLRGSLLADAAGPWPDDSPAVDKIRDDGMVLLGKTTTPELAWKGVTDSPRTGITRNPVDTSRTAGGSSGGSAAAVAAGMVPLAIGTDGGGSIRIPASFCGVVGFKPTHGRVPMYPISPFGPLAHAGPITRTVEDAAVLMDIIALPDFRDPTSLPATLTTYRGEVRRDVVGLDVAYSPTLGYVDVDPQIESAVAEAVKALADAGLNVLAADPGFADPIDAFEVLWATGAAGSLRGRESDRGLVDPGLADMWDRGTAVSGVDYLAARQVSVDLGVAMGRFHERHNLLITPTLPIAAFTAGHDVPVESDMRWWAQWTPFTYPFNMTQQPALSIPIGTTSEGLPIGMQIVGPRHSDDLVLAAGLFAERVLGS; this comes from the coding sequence ATGACCGAGCCGACCGAACTGACCGCCCTGCAACTGGTTGCCGCCTATACCTCCGGCGAGCTTTCCCCGGTGGAAGCCACCGCGGCCGCGATCGCGGCCATCAGTGAACGCGACGGCGAGGTCAACGCCTTCTGCCTGGTCGACGAAGAGACTGCGCTGTCGGAGGCCCGTAAGTCCGAAGTCCGCTGGGGTGGCAACTACACCAAGGGCCTGCTCGACGGGGTGCCGATCGCGATCAAAGACGTCTTTCATACGGCCGGTTGGCCGACTTTGCGGGGATCGCTGCTTGCCGACGCGGCGGGGCCGTGGCCCGACGACAGCCCGGCGGTGGACAAGATCCGCGACGACGGCATGGTGCTGCTCGGTAAGACGACCACCCCGGAACTGGCGTGGAAAGGCGTCACCGACAGCCCGCGCACCGGCATCACCCGCAACCCCGTTGACACCAGTCGCACCGCGGGTGGCTCCTCGGGCGGCAGCGCCGCCGCGGTCGCCGCCGGAATGGTGCCCTTGGCTATCGGCACCGACGGTGGTGGCAGTATCCGGATTCCCGCAAGCTTCTGCGGTGTGGTCGGCTTCAAGCCCACTCATGGCCGAGTGCCGATGTATCCGATCAGCCCGTTCGGGCCGCTGGCGCACGCCGGCCCGATAACCCGGACCGTCGAAGACGCTGCGGTGCTGATGGACATCATCGCGCTGCCGGACTTTCGTGACCCCACATCGTTGCCGGCGACTTTGACGACCTACCGCGGCGAGGTCCGGCGCGACGTGGTCGGTCTCGACGTCGCGTATTCGCCGACTCTGGGATATGTCGACGTCGACCCGCAGATCGAATCCGCGGTGGCCGAGGCGGTAAAGGCGCTGGCCGACGCGGGATTGAACGTCTTGGCGGCCGATCCCGGCTTCGCCGATCCGATCGACGCGTTCGAGGTGCTGTGGGCAACCGGGGCGGCGGGCAGCCTGCGTGGCCGGGAAAGCGACCGCGGGCTCGTCGACCCCGGGCTGGCGGACATGTGGGATCGGGGGACGGCGGTGTCCGGCGTCGACTATCTGGCGGCCCGCCAGGTCAGTGTGGATCTGGGAGTGGCCATGGGGCGCTTCCACGAACGGCACAACCTGCTGATCACGCCGACCCTGCCGATTGCGGCCTTCACCGCCGGCCACGACGTGCCGGTCGAATCCGATATGCGGTGGTGGGCGCAGTGGACGCCTTTCACCTACCCGTTCAACATGACTCAACAGCCGGCGCTGAGCATCCCGATCGGCACCACATCGGAGGGGTTGCCGATCGGCATGCAGATCGTCGGGCCCCGGCACAGCGACGATCTGGTGTTGGCGGCCGGTCTGTTCGCCGAGCGGGTGCTGGGCTCCTGA
- a CDS encoding D-2-hydroxyacid dehydrogenase, with the protein MDARPVVTVQHGESVPAQLDSISADAELRMVPSSRLADGIVGADVLFLYDFSSPALESVWPSAEALRWVQVAAIGVDAVLFPGMIDSDVVVTNSRGIFEEPIAEYVLGQILAFAKDFRRSGEAQRAHRWEHFDSEPIAGASVTIVGPGPVGRATARLLRAVGMSVQGVGRCAREDPDFGSITTDVLAAVADADYVVLAAPLTPQTRSMVDAGVLDAMRPTARLINVGRGELVDTGALVAALQSGVIAGAALDVVDPEPLPADHPLWSAPNVSLTPHNSGDIRGWRNLLQQQFIANFRRYVAGQPLHNVVDKQMTRYASSGTG; encoded by the coding sequence GTGGACGCGCGGCCGGTGGTGACCGTCCAGCACGGTGAGTCGGTTCCCGCCCAACTCGATTCGATCAGCGCAGACGCGGAGCTGCGCATGGTTCCGTCGTCGCGGCTGGCCGACGGGATTGTCGGTGCCGACGTGCTGTTCTTATATGACTTCTCTTCTCCTGCACTGGAATCGGTGTGGCCTTCTGCCGAGGCGTTGCGCTGGGTCCAAGTCGCCGCGATCGGTGTGGACGCCGTGCTGTTCCCTGGGATGATCGACAGCGATGTCGTGGTCACCAATTCGCGCGGCATCTTCGAGGAACCCATTGCCGAGTATGTGCTGGGGCAGATCCTGGCCTTCGCCAAGGACTTCCGGCGCTCCGGGGAAGCTCAGCGTGCCCACCGGTGGGAGCACTTCGACAGCGAGCCGATTGCCGGTGCCTCGGTCACGATCGTCGGGCCGGGGCCTGTCGGGCGGGCTACCGCCCGGTTGCTGCGGGCCGTTGGTATGTCGGTGCAAGGCGTCGGCCGCTGTGCCCGCGAGGATCCCGACTTCGGCTCGATCACCACCGACGTGCTCGCCGCAGTCGCCGATGCCGACTATGTGGTGCTGGCCGCGCCATTGACACCGCAGACCCGGAGCATGGTCGATGCCGGCGTTCTTGACGCGATGCGGCCGACTGCGCGACTGATCAACGTGGGGCGTGGCGAGCTGGTGGACACCGGCGCTCTGGTGGCGGCGCTGCAGTCCGGCGTCATTGCGGGCGCGGCCCTCGATGTCGTCGACCCAGAGCCGCTTCCGGCCGATCATCCGCTGTGGAGTGCGCCCAACGTCAGCCTGACGCCGCATAACAGCGGTGACATCCGGGGTTGGCGGAATCTGTTGCAGCAACAGTTCATCGCCAACTTCAGGCGATATGTCGCTGGGCAGCCACTGCACAACGTCGTTGACAAGCAGATGACCCGGTACGCATCCAGTGGAACTGGCTGA
- a CDS encoding Asp/Glu/hydantoin racemase, giving the protein MDLSQFPELPDFDGPVDQRGVGIIAPFDLAIERELWRWIPAEVTLHLARTHYEPVPVSRAMAELVSDTNHLQAATRDVLHVEPEVVAYLCSSGSFIHGVEYEKTLVSAIEAAGAKMAVTTSGALAEAIIALDIARISVLTPYDEELTDLLRVFLNQLGVSVLHSDHLGLGGGIWKVNYRTVAERILAADRPESQAVFVSCTNLRTYDIIAPLEQMLGKPILTANQLTMWACLGRMDLPMMGPGRWLRDVFTGAPQ; this is encoded by the coding sequence ATGGATCTGTCCCAGTTTCCGGAGTTGCCGGACTTCGACGGGCCGGTCGATCAACGCGGTGTCGGCATCATCGCGCCGTTCGATCTGGCTATCGAACGCGAACTGTGGCGCTGGATCCCCGCCGAGGTGACGCTGCACCTGGCCCGCACTCACTACGAACCGGTCCCGGTCAGCCGGGCCATGGCGGAGCTGGTTTCTGACACCAACCACCTACAGGCGGCGACCCGAGACGTTCTACACGTCGAACCGGAAGTGGTTGCCTATCTGTGCTCGTCGGGCAGCTTCATCCACGGCGTCGAGTATGAGAAGACCTTGGTCTCTGCGATCGAAGCCGCCGGCGCCAAGATGGCGGTCACCACGTCGGGAGCACTGGCCGAAGCGATTATCGCGCTGGATATCGCACGGATCAGCGTGCTGACCCCCTACGACGAGGAGCTGACCGACCTGCTGCGCGTGTTCTTGAATCAGCTCGGGGTGTCTGTGCTGCACTCGGATCACCTGGGACTGGGCGGGGGCATCTGGAAAGTCAACTACCGCACCGTGGCCGAACGGATCTTGGCTGCGGATCGCCCAGAGTCGCAGGCCGTCTTCGTCAGCTGCACCAACCTGCGTACCTACGACATCATCGCGCCGCTAGAGCAGATGCTAGGCAAGCCGATCCTCACGGCCAACCAACTCACGATGTGGGCATGCCTGGGCCGGATGGACCTGCCGATGATGGGCCCAGGCCGATGGCTCCGCGACGTCTTCACCGGAGCCCCGCAATGA
- a CDS encoding maleate cis-trans isomerase has translation MTAAQPTVGFIYPDHAAESDYPRAARLLDVHLPVVHIYGTDLHALPELMDLGSPDKLARGAALLAPQRPAAVIWACTSGSFVFGPTGAAEQVERLAAEAGVPASSTSFAFVHALAALGCRHVAVAASYPRDIAQLFVDFVAAQGVTVEAMGDAGIPTAAQVGRLTPSQVRELALRNDSPRADALLIPDTAMHTVDQVDELEELLGKPVLTANVVTVWEGLRIAGITRRTAGLGALFEDGR, from the coding sequence ATGACCGCCGCGCAACCCACCGTCGGGTTCATCTATCCCGACCACGCCGCCGAGTCCGACTACCCGCGCGCCGCCCGTCTGCTGGACGTGCACCTGCCCGTGGTGCACATCTACGGCACCGACCTGCATGCCCTACCAGAGCTGATGGATCTCGGCAGCCCAGACAAACTCGCCCGCGGTGCGGCATTGCTGGCACCGCAACGGCCCGCCGCGGTGATCTGGGCGTGCACATCGGGCAGCTTCGTGTTTGGACCTACGGGCGCGGCCGAGCAGGTCGAGCGGCTGGCAGCGGAAGCCGGTGTTCCCGCATCGAGCACCTCGTTCGCGTTCGTGCATGCGCTAGCCGCGCTCGGTTGCCGCCACGTTGCGGTCGCGGCCAGCTATCCGCGCGACATCGCTCAGCTGTTCGTGGACTTCGTTGCCGCCCAGGGCGTCACCGTCGAAGCCATGGGCGATGCCGGCATCCCCACGGCCGCTCAGGTGGGCCGGTTGACGCCAAGTCAGGTCCGGGAGTTGGCGCTGCGCAATGATTCTCCCCGGGCAGACGCACTGTTGATTCCCGACACCGCCATGCACACCGTCGATCAGGTCGACGAACTCGAGGAACTGCTCGGCAAGCCGGTACTGACAGCCAATGTGGTGACGGTGTGGGAAGGTTTGCGCATCGCCGGGATCACCCGGCGGACCGCCGGGCTGGGCGCATTGTTCGAGGATGGGCGATGA
- a CDS encoding GntR family transcriptional regulator: MTISHDAGFEPLSRASTAELIAERLREAITRGRLLPGQQLGEASLAAQFAVSRGPVREAMQRLVAEGLLRSERNRGIFVVELTDDDVRDVYQARKAIERAAVIEVLGGDPRGAAARLRGPVEALRVAAAQGDGTAAADADQAFHEVLVECAGSPRLHRAMRTLLSETRILLGELEEAYPDLREQVAEHVVLRKAIGAGDENLAIRLIDEHMDDAVRRLLARRAQLLLAPS, from the coding sequence ATGACAATCTCACACGATGCCGGGTTCGAGCCACTGAGCCGGGCCTCGACGGCCGAGCTGATCGCCGAACGACTGCGGGAGGCGATCACCCGTGGCCGGCTGTTGCCGGGTCAGCAACTCGGCGAAGCGAGTCTGGCCGCGCAGTTTGCGGTGTCGCGTGGGCCGGTGCGTGAGGCGATGCAGCGGCTGGTGGCCGAAGGGTTGCTGCGTAGCGAACGCAACCGGGGCATCTTCGTCGTCGAGCTCACCGATGACGACGTCCGCGACGTGTATCAGGCCCGCAAAGCCATCGAACGCGCCGCGGTGATCGAAGTGCTCGGCGGTGACCCCCGCGGCGCGGCGGCGCGATTGCGTGGCCCGGTGGAGGCCCTGCGGGTGGCCGCCGCCCAAGGCGACGGCACCGCGGCGGCCGACGCCGACCAGGCGTTCCATGAGGTGCTGGTCGAGTGTGCCGGCAGTCCACGACTGCACCGCGCGATGCGGACCCTGCTTTCGGAAACTCGCATCCTGCTCGGCGAACTCGAAGAGGCCTACCCCGACCTGCGCGAACAAGTTGCCGAACATGTCGTGCTGCGCAAGGCGATCGGCGCCGGAGATGAAAACCTGGCGATTCGACTGATCGATGAGCACATGGACGATGCGGTACGTCGCCTCTTGGCGCGGCGGGCGCAGCTGCTCTTGGCCCCGTCGTAG
- a CDS encoding IclR family transcriptional regulator, producing MQNNEPIWPPGDAALDRGVPQYPIGSVDRALKLLLLLGEQPQIRLTDAANHLGVASSTAHRLLAMLQYRGFVRQDPASKAYHPGPALMSVAFSVFNRIDIEGAAKPVLLRLSDRLNESVHLGVLEGATVRFIAAAEAQAAVRVASRLGRAMPAHCTSTGKALLARLSDADIARLYPDEELQRVTKYSVSTRTELQRELGRIRRQGYAVNREGSEDGVASVAVPIPTRAPGVLLALNAAAPVHRLSSSQYRAVAAVLVEAANEIGDQIG from the coding sequence ATGCAGAACAACGAGCCTATTTGGCCACCCGGCGACGCGGCCCTGGATCGGGGTGTGCCGCAGTATCCGATCGGATCGGTGGATAGGGCGCTGAAGCTTCTGCTGTTACTGGGGGAGCAGCCGCAGATCCGTTTGACCGACGCGGCGAATCACTTGGGCGTCGCATCCTCCACCGCTCACCGTCTGTTGGCGATGCTGCAGTATCGGGGCTTCGTGCGCCAGGATCCGGCGTCCAAGGCGTATCACCCGGGACCGGCGCTGATGAGCGTGGCGTTTTCGGTGTTCAACCGCATCGATATCGAGGGTGCGGCAAAGCCGGTGCTGCTGCGTCTCAGCGACCGCCTCAACGAGTCGGTGCATCTGGGCGTACTTGAGGGCGCCACCGTTCGCTTCATCGCAGCCGCCGAGGCGCAGGCCGCGGTGCGGGTCGCCTCACGCCTGGGACGCGCCATGCCTGCGCACTGCACATCGACCGGCAAGGCGTTACTGGCGCGCCTGTCTGATGCCGACATCGCCCGGCTGTATCCCGACGAAGAGCTGCAGCGTGTGACGAAATATTCGGTGAGCACCCGCACGGAGCTGCAACGCGAGCTCGGTCGGATTCGACGGCAGGGCTACGCGGTGAACCGGGAGGGAAGTGAGGACGGCGTTGCCTCGGTCGCGGTGCCGATTCCCACGCGTGCGCCGGGCGTGCTGCTGGCGCTCAATGCCGCAGCGCCCGTTCACCGTCTGAGCAGTTCGCAGTACCGGGCGGTGGCAGCTGTGCTGGTCGAGGCGGCCAACGAGATCGGCGACCAGATCGGCTAG